In one Streptomyces sp. NBC_01288 genomic region, the following are encoded:
- a CDS encoding LCP family protein — protein sequence MSLTPADGKRPAARKGSSDGDGGRPKGRSRRALRWSASVLVLVILGTAGAGFLYYQHLNHNIKKDPLNIGDEKDRAAESKANAAGQKPLNILLIGSDARDSAENQKLGGAKDTFDTPARADVQMLLHVSADRSNMSVVSMPRDTLTDIPKCTDPDTGKKYAAETDVITNDSLGRGGPGCTVATWEKLTDIHIDHFMMVDFAGVVSMADAIGGVPVCVDANIYSHTSSGKGSGLKLKKGTTAVKGTQALQWLRTRYGFEDDTDIARTKAQHQYMNSMVRQLRENATLSNPTKLRSLAETATKALTVDNGLGTVAKLYDLSKELKKVPTGRITMTTMPWEYSGSSGRVVPKPADAAKLFRLVREDIALDGKDKKKTTTAVKASTDPAADDDKIAVQVENGTRTDTTGAVRGRATSIAQLLVGKGFKEAVADSSTTPSQATTLVRYPSADLEGDAQRVAKALGIPTSAVKKSTSVSGVTLVVGADWTTGTKYKAPAEDDTTPTSADALNGSDTTACMHVDPNYVW from the coding sequence ATGTCGCTCACGCCGGCGGACGGGAAGAGACCGGCGGCCAGGAAGGGATCGTCGGACGGGGACGGGGGCAGACCCAAGGGCCGTAGCCGACGGGCCTTGCGCTGGTCGGCGAGTGTCCTCGTGCTGGTCATACTCGGGACGGCCGGCGCCGGATTCCTGTACTACCAGCACCTCAACCACAACATAAAGAAAGACCCCCTGAACATCGGGGACGAGAAGGACCGGGCGGCCGAGTCCAAGGCCAACGCGGCCGGGCAGAAGCCGCTGAACATCCTGCTGATCGGTTCGGACGCGCGGGACTCCGCGGAGAACCAGAAGCTGGGCGGCGCGAAGGACACGTTCGACACCCCGGCCCGCGCCGACGTCCAGATGCTGCTCCACGTCTCGGCGGACCGCAGCAACATGTCGGTCGTGAGCATGCCGCGCGACACGTTGACGGACATTCCCAAGTGCACGGACCCGGACACCGGCAAGAAGTACGCGGCCGAGACGGACGTCATCACGAACGACTCGCTGGGCCGCGGCGGCCCCGGGTGCACGGTGGCGACCTGGGAGAAGCTGACCGACATCCACATCGACCACTTCATGATGGTCGACTTCGCGGGTGTCGTGTCGATGGCGGACGCGATCGGCGGGGTGCCGGTCTGTGTGGACGCCAACATCTACTCGCACACCTCCTCCGGCAAGGGCTCCGGCCTGAAGCTGAAGAAGGGGACCACGGCCGTGAAGGGCACGCAGGCCCTGCAATGGCTGCGCACGCGTTACGGCTTCGAGGACGACACCGACATCGCCCGGACCAAGGCGCAGCACCAGTACATGAACTCGATGGTCCGGCAGTTGCGGGAGAACGCGACGCTGAGCAATCCGACGAAGCTGCGCAGCCTCGCCGAGACGGCCACGAAGGCGCTCACGGTCGACAACGGCCTCGGGACCGTGGCCAAGCTGTACGACCTGAGCAAGGAGCTGAAGAAGGTTCCGACGGGCCGGATCACCATGACGACGATGCCGTGGGAGTACTCGGGCAGCAGCGGCCGGGTGGTGCCCAAGCCGGCCGACGCGGCGAAGCTGTTCCGGCTGGTCCGTGAGGACATCGCGCTGGACGGCAAGGACAAGAAGAAGACGACTACGGCGGTGAAGGCGTCCACCGATCCGGCCGCCGACGACGACAAGATCGCCGTACAGGTGGAGAACGGCACCCGCACCGACACGACGGGCGCGGTCCGCGGCCGGGCCACCTCGATCGCCCAACTCCTCGTCGGCAAGGGCTTCAAGGAGGCGGTCGCCGACTCCTCGACGACCCCCAGCCAGGCCACGACGCTCGTCCGCTACCCGAGCGCCGACCTGGAGGGCGACGCCCAACGGGTCGCCAAGGCCCTCGGCATCCCGACGAGCGCGGTGAAGAAGTCCACGAGCGTCTCCGGCGTCACCCTGGTCGTCGGCGCGGACTGGACCACCGGCACCAAGTACAAGGCCCCGGCCGAGGACGACACGACCCCGACCTCGGCGGACGCCCTCAACGGCTCGGACACCACGGCGTGCATGCACGTCGACCCGAACTACGTCTGGTAG
- a CDS encoding glycosyltransferase family 2 protein yields the protein MNAKPDVRLPAVSVIMPVLDEERHLRGAVQAILAQEYDGEMEVVIAIGPSKDRTDEIAAELVAETASSENKRVHTVPNPTGRTPAALNAAIKASRHPIVVRVDGHGILSPNYIATAVRLLEETGAQNVGGIMHAEGENAWEDAVAAAMTSKIGVGNAAFHTGGEAGSAETVYLGVFRREALEQQGGYNEEFIRAQDWELNFRIREAGGLIWFSPELRVSYRPRPSVKALAKQYKDYGRWRHVVARYHEGSINLRYLAPPTAVCAIAAGIVAGAVLTPWAFLIPAGYFAAITLGSLPAGKGLSLKARLQIPVALATMHMSWGYGFLTSPKSLARRVIASRRPAVLSSTSS from the coding sequence ATGAACGCCAAGCCCGACGTGCGACTCCCCGCCGTTTCTGTGATCATGCCCGTCCTCGACGAGGAACGGCATCTGCGCGGAGCCGTCCAAGCGATCCTTGCTCAGGAGTACGACGGCGAGATGGAGGTCGTGATCGCCATCGGTCCCTCGAAGGACCGTACGGACGAGATCGCGGCCGAGCTTGTCGCCGAAACCGCGTCTTCTGAGAACAAGCGCGTGCACACCGTCCCGAACCCCACCGGTCGGACGCCCGCCGCCCTCAACGCCGCGATCAAGGCCTCCCGCCATCCGATCGTCGTCCGCGTCGACGGCCACGGCATCCTCTCGCCGAACTACATCGCCACCGCCGTACGCCTCCTGGAGGAGACCGGCGCGCAGAACGTCGGCGGCATCATGCACGCCGAGGGCGAGAACGCCTGGGAGGACGCGGTCGCCGCCGCGATGACCTCGAAGATCGGCGTCGGCAACGCGGCCTTCCACACGGGAGGGGAAGCGGGCTCCGCCGAGACGGTCTACCTCGGGGTGTTCCGCCGCGAGGCACTGGAGCAACAGGGCGGCTACAACGAGGAGTTCATCCGCGCCCAGGACTGGGAGCTGAACTTCCGCATCCGCGAGGCCGGCGGCCTGATCTGGTTCTCGCCCGAACTCCGGGTCTCGTACCGCCCCCGCCCGTCGGTGAAGGCCCTCGCCAAGCAGTACAAGGACTACGGCCGCTGGCGCCACGTCGTCGCCCGCTACCACGAGGGCTCCATCAACCTCCGCTACCTCGCCCCGCCGACGGCGGTCTGCGCGATCGCGGCGGGCATCGTGGCCGGCGCGGTACTGACGCCCTGGGCCTTCCTGATCCCCGCCGGCTACTTCGCCGCCATCACCCTAGGCTCCCTCCCGGCAGGCAAGGGCCTCTCCCTGAAGGCCCGCCTCCAGATCCCGGTAGCCCTCGCCACCATGCACATGTCCTGGGGCTACGGCTTCCTCACCAGCCCCAAGTCCCTTGCCCGCAGGGTGATCGCGTCCAGGCGGCCCGCGGTACTCAGCTCGACCAGCAGCTGA
- a CDS encoding LCP family protein: MNDWPEGSSGGNRGNEYGRGSANAQPESARVMRQVRRGPQAPPYGAGVPPQPSYTGGQGYDEGQNGYGQGGYDNNGHDGYNTGQVYGGGGPGGPQGPDGGRGPRRAPNWRRRIKWGAITLVTVLVVTSVATYFWADSKLNRDVDLSKVIDRPEAGDGTNYLIVGSDSREGLSAAEKKKLHTGSAAGKRTDSMMILHVGDSGDTLVSLPRDSNVTIPSYVGSSSGKTYQNTGRQEKLNAAYAEDGPTLLVRTVEYNMGLHIDHYVEIGFNGFADIVDAVGGVTIDIDKGFKDSYSGADFKAGKQTLNGEEALAFVRTRHAFAASDLQRTKNQQKFLSALAHQVATPGTLLNPFKLYPTLGAGLDSLSVDKDMSLWDLASMFWAMKGVSGGDGTSMNMPISGSTGGNLVWDKAKVKTLVNELNNDQKVTVAGN; this comes from the coding sequence ATGAACGATTGGCCCGAGGGATCGTCCGGCGGCAACCGCGGCAACGAGTACGGACGCGGTAGCGCGAACGCACAGCCGGAGAGCGCACGTGTGATGCGCCAGGTACGACGCGGCCCGCAGGCCCCGCCGTACGGCGCCGGAGTCCCGCCGCAGCCGTCGTACACGGGCGGCCAGGGCTATGACGAGGGCCAGAACGGCTACGGCCAGGGCGGCTACGACAACAACGGGCACGACGGCTACAACACCGGCCAGGTCTACGGCGGTGGCGGGCCGGGCGGACCGCAGGGGCCGGACGGCGGGCGTGGTCCGCGCCGCGCGCCGAACTGGCGGCGTCGTATCAAGTGGGGCGCGATCACCCTGGTCACCGTGCTGGTCGTGACTTCCGTGGCGACCTACTTCTGGGCCGACTCCAAGCTGAACCGCGACGTCGACCTGTCGAAGGTGATCGACCGGCCGGAGGCGGGCGACGGCACGAACTACCTGATCGTCGGTTCCGACAGCCGCGAGGGGCTGTCCGCGGCCGAGAAGAAGAAGCTGCACACCGGTTCCGCCGCGGGCAAGCGCACGGACTCGATGATGATCCTGCACGTGGGCGACAGCGGTGACACCCTGGTCTCGCTGCCGCGTGACTCGAACGTCACGATCCCGTCGTACGTGGGATCCAGCTCCGGCAAGACGTACCAGAACACGGGTCGGCAGGAGAAGCTCAACGCGGCGTACGCGGAGGACGGGCCGACGCTGCTCGTCCGCACGGTCGAGTACAACATGGGCCTGCACATCGACCACTACGTCGAGATCGGCTTCAACGGCTTCGCGGACATCGTGGACGCGGTCGGCGGGGTCACCATCGACATCGACAAGGGCTTCAAGGACTCGTACTCGGGCGCCGACTTCAAGGCCGGCAAGCAGACGCTGAACGGCGAGGAGGCGCTGGCCTTCGTCCGTACCCGGCACGCGTTCGCCGCCTCCGATCTCCAGCGCACGAAGAATCAGCAGAAGTTCCTCTCGGCCCTGGCCCACCAGGTGGCGACCCCGGGCACCCTGCTGAACCCCTTCAAGCTCTACCCGACGCTGGGCGCGGGCCTGGACTCGCTGAGCGTCGACAAGGACATGTCGCTCTGGGACCTGGCGTCCATGTTCTGGGCGATGAAGGGCGTCAGCGGCGGCGACGGCACCTCGATGAACATGCCGATCTCGGGCTCCACCGGCGGCAACCTCGTCTGGGACAAGGCGAAGGTGAAGACGCTGGTGAACGAGCTGAACAACGACCAGAAGGTCACGGTCGCGGGTAACTGA
- a CDS encoding acyl-CoA thioesterase, producing the protein MTDLPGKPTSASRTTLSHIMTNADTNLLGTVHGGVIMKLVDDAAGAVAGRHSGGPAVTASMDEMAFLEPVRVGDLVHVKAQVNWTGRSSMEVGVRVLAERWNESTPATQVGSAYLVFAAVDADGKPRAVPPVLPETERDERRYQEAQIRRTHRLARRRAIMELREKRAAEGLDD; encoded by the coding sequence ATGACAGACCTGCCGGGCAAGCCGACGTCCGCCTCCCGGACCACCCTCAGCCACATCATGACGAACGCCGACACGAACCTGCTGGGCACGGTGCACGGCGGGGTCATCATGAAGCTGGTCGACGACGCGGCGGGCGCCGTCGCCGGGCGGCACAGCGGCGGGCCGGCCGTGACCGCGTCGATGGACGAGATGGCGTTCCTGGAACCGGTCCGCGTCGGCGACCTCGTCCATGTGAAGGCCCAGGTCAACTGGACCGGGCGGAGCTCCATGGAGGTCGGCGTGCGGGTCTTGGCCGAGCGGTGGAACGAGTCGACCCCGGCCACCCAGGTCGGCTCCGCGTATCTCGTCTTCGCCGCCGTCGACGCCGACGGCAAGCCCCGCGCGGTACCGCCGGTCCTCCCGGAGACCGAGCGCGACGAGCGCCGCTACCAGGAGGCCCAGATCCGCCGCACCCACCGCCTGGCCCGCCGCCGCGCCATCATGGAACTGCGCGAGAAGCGGGCGGCGGAGGGCCTCGACGACTGA
- a CDS encoding class I SAM-dependent methyltransferase translates to MTDSTQAFDTAERTMWAGRAHAYAASFARLCAHPVERLLDAAEIETGTYVLDAGTGTGTAALAALERGARVCAVDADAGMVAAARAAGVEAEVALLPELPYPDGEFEAVVANFVVNHVGRPRAALAELRRVLKPGGRVALTSWGARRGAGQELFGRAFAAAGAVVPDDLRRLDPAEDFARTADAFAELLREAGFTDARAAELEWDHRTTVGEWWGGPAAGVATAGLIVTSQDEGTVVRIRREYERLAGEFAVGGHELALPHIAVLACGRA, encoded by the coding sequence ATGACTGACTCGACCCAAGCCTTCGACACTGCCGAACGCACCATGTGGGCCGGCCGAGCCCACGCCTACGCGGCGAGCTTCGCGCGGCTCTGCGCGCACCCGGTGGAGCGGCTGCTGGACGCCGCCGAGATCGAGACCGGGACGTACGTCCTCGACGCCGGCACCGGGACCGGTACGGCGGCCCTGGCCGCGCTGGAGCGGGGCGCGCGGGTGTGTGCCGTGGACGCCGACGCCGGGATGGTGGCCGCCGCGCGGGCCGCGGGCGTCGAGGCGGAGGTCGCCCTCCTGCCCGAACTGCCCTACCCCGACGGCGAGTTCGAGGCAGTCGTAGCCAACTTCGTCGTCAATCACGTGGGCCGCCCGCGTGCTGCCCTCGCTGAACTGCGGCGCGTGCTGAAGCCGGGCGGACGGGTCGCGCTGACCTCGTGGGGCGCGCGGCGCGGTGCCGGGCAGGAACTGTTCGGGCGGGCCTTCGCGGCGGCGGGGGCCGTGGTGCCGGACGATCTGCGGCGACTCGATCCCGCGGAGGACTTCGCGCGTACGGCGGACGCGTTCGCGGAGCTGCTCCGCGAGGCCGGCTTCACCGACGCCCGGGCCGCCGAGCTGGAGTGGGACCACCGCACCACCGTCGGCGAGTGGTGGGGCGGGCCCGCCGCCGGTGTCGCCACCGCCGGGCTCATCGTCACCTCGCAGGACGAGGGGACGGTCGTACGGATCAGGCGGGAGTACGAGCGGCTGGCCGGCGAATTCGCCGTAGGGGGACATGAGTTGGCCCTGCCGCACATCGCCGTGCTGGCGTGCGGCAGGGCCTGA
- a CDS encoding LCP family protein, translating into MPTPPRRSPAARPPQRRPRPPVRPKKKPRWATRAATTLSVVVLASAGIGHAVVTSLDADIARVDPFKDMKNRPRAGHGMNVLLVGTDGRDKITEQERRQYHLGGAPCHCTDTIMIVHISEDRERASVVSLPRDSYAETPPHVDQTTGDHHGPHPIKLNAAYAEGGPNLTVRTVESMTHVKIDHYLEVDFTSFMKTVDVLGGVRICTAEPLKDSYTGLDLPAGSHTLMGGQALQYVRSRHVDGASDLGRMKRQQRFLAALIDQATSSGVLLNPLKFRDVTRAVLGSVRADKGFGTDELLDLGRAMRTFSPSSSEFTTVPIGQMGYVVKGIGSTLKWDEPKAAKLFQALRDDKPLTVRKAAHANAVKVDVAPQQIRVQVENGTATGGLGKRVDAALAATGFRTTHQPTSAADHAVRRTVVAYDPRWDRSAKSLSAALPGSELRAVKGQGPVLKVIAGSDFKQVTRVRATDVQQGEFGVVTGDEVGCS; encoded by the coding sequence ATGCCCACGCCGCCCCGCCGCTCCCCCGCCGCCCGTCCCCCTCAGCGGCGCCCACGGCCCCCCGTACGACCGAAGAAGAAGCCGCGCTGGGCCACGCGGGCGGCGACCACGCTGTCCGTGGTGGTGCTCGCGTCCGCCGGGATCGGGCACGCGGTGGTCACCAGCCTCGACGCCGACATCGCCCGCGTCGACCCCTTCAAGGACATGAAGAACCGCCCGCGCGCGGGCCACGGCATGAACGTCCTGCTGGTCGGCACCGACGGCCGCGACAAGATCACCGAGCAGGAGCGGCGCCAGTACCACCTCGGCGGCGCGCCCTGCCACTGCACCGACACGATCATGATCGTGCACATCTCGGAGGACCGGGAGCGCGCCAGCGTCGTCAGCCTCCCCCGCGACTCCTACGCCGAGACGCCCCCGCACGTCGACCAGACCACCGGCGACCACCACGGCCCGCACCCCATCAAGCTCAACGCGGCGTACGCGGAGGGCGGCCCCAACCTCACCGTCCGGACCGTCGAGTCCATGACCCACGTGAAGATCGACCACTACCTGGAGGTCGACTTCACCAGCTTCATGAAGACGGTCGATGTCCTCGGCGGCGTGAGGATCTGCACCGCCGAGCCGCTCAAGGACTCGTACACGGGTCTCGATCTGCCCGCCGGTTCGCACACCCTGATGGGCGGGCAGGCCCTCCAGTACGTCCGCTCGCGGCACGTCGACGGTGCCTCCGACCTCGGCCGGATGAAGCGCCAGCAGCGTTTCCTGGCGGCGCTGATCGACCAGGCCACCTCCTCCGGGGTGCTGCTGAACCCGCTGAAGTTCCGTGACGTGACCCGCGCGGTGCTCGGCTCGGTCCGCGCCGACAAGGGCTTCGGCACCGACGAACTCCTCGACCTCGGGCGGGCGATGCGCACCTTCTCGCCGTCCTCCTCCGAGTTCACCACCGTACCGATCGGGCAGATGGGATACGTCGTGAAGGGCATCGGCTCCACCCTGAAGTGGGACGAGCCGAAGGCGGCCAAGCTCTTCCAGGCCCTGCGCGACGACAAGCCCCTGACCGTGCGCAAGGCGGCGCACGCCAACGCCGTGAAGGTGGACGTGGCCCCGCAGCAGATCCGGGTCCAAGTGGAGAACGGGACGGCCACGGGCGGTCTCGGCAAGCGCGTCGACGCGGCGCTGGCGGCGACCGGCTTCCGCACGACGCACCAGCCGACGAGCGCGGCCGATCACGCCGTACGCCGGACGGTCGTGGCCTACGACCCCCGCTGGGACCGTTCCGCGAAGTCCCTCTCCGCCGCGCTGCCCGGAAGCGAGCTGCGGGCCGTGAAGGGGCAGGGGCCGGTGCTGAAGGTGATCGCCGGGAGCGACTTCAAGCAGGTCACGCGGGTGCGGGCGACGGATGTGCAGCAGGGCGAGTTCGGGGTGGTGACCGGGGACGAGGTGGGGTGTTCCTGA